A region from the uncultured Holophaga sp. genome encodes:
- the ribH gene encoding 6,7-dimethyl-8-ribityllumazine synthase, translating into MGIFEGQLRVDQGDRFAFVTSRFNEFIVERLIGGATDCLVRHGGSESQIDVIKVPGAFELPLTALKAARSGKYAGVAVLGTVIRGGTPHFDMIAAEVTKGVAAVGMETGVPAVFGVLTTDTIEQAIERAGTKMGNKGWEAAQSLIEMVDLYRNLETPKKGE; encoded by the coding sequence ATGGGGATCTTTGAGGGCCAGCTTCGGGTAGATCAGGGCGATCGCTTCGCGTTCGTGACCTCCCGTTTCAACGAGTTCATCGTGGAGCGCCTGATCGGCGGTGCGACGGACTGCCTGGTCCGCCATGGGGGCTCCGAGTCCCAGATCGATGTCATCAAGGTCCCCGGCGCCTTCGAACTGCCGCTGACCGCCCTCAAGGCCGCCCGGAGCGGAAAGTACGCCGGGGTGGCTGTCCTGGGCACCGTGATCCGGGGTGGCACCCCCCACTTCGACATGATCGCCGCCGAAGTCACCAAGGGCGTGGCGGCGGTGGGCATGGAGACGGGTGTCCCCGCCGTCTTCGGCGTCCTGACCACCGACACCATCGAGCAGGCCATCGAGCGGGCCGGCACCAAGATGGGCAACAAGGGCTGGGAAGCCGCCCAGAGCCTCATCGAGATGGTCGATCTCTACCGGAATCTCGAAACCCCCAAGAAGGGTGAGTGA